In one window of Mercurialis annua linkage group LG4, ddMerAnnu1.2, whole genome shotgun sequence DNA:
- the LOC126677728 gene encoding cell division cycle protein 48 homolog has protein sequence MSNQAGSSDSTATKRDYSTAILERKKSPNRLVVDESINDDNSIISLHPHTMDTLQFFLGDTILIKGKKRKDAICIAHADESCEGSKIRMNKVVRSNLRVRLGDVVSVHQSPDIKYCKRVNIQPIDDTIEGVSGNLFDVYLKPYFLETFRPIRTGDLFLVRGGMRSVEFKVMATDPDEYCVVAPDTEIFCDEEGVSREEGDRLDEIGYDDVGGVRKQMAQIREAVELPLRHPKLFKTIGVKPPKGILLYGPPGTGKTLIARAIANETGAFFFCINGSEIMSKMAGESESNLRKAFEEAEKNAPSIIFIDEIDSIAPKREKTNGEVERRIVSQLLTLMDGLKSRAHVIVIGATNRPNSIDPALRRFGRFDREIDIGVPDEVGRLEVLRIHTKNMKLTDDVDLEKTAKNTHGYVGADLAALCTEAALQCIREKMDVIDLEDESIDAEILNSMAVTNEHFDTALGISNPSALRETVVEVPNVSWEDVGGLETVKRELQETVQYPVEHPEKFEKFGMSPSKGVLFYGPPGCGKTLLAKAIANECQANFISIKGPELLTMWFGESEANVREIFDKARQSAPCVLFFDELDSIATRRGSSGGNAGGAGDRVLNQLLTEMDGMSAKKTVFIIGATNRPDIIDSALLRPGRLDQLIYIPLPDEDSRHQILKACLRKSPVAKDVDLRLLAKYTQGFSGADLTEICQRACKYAIRENIEKDLERERKRRDNPDAMEEDTEKDDDVAEINAAHFEESMKYARRSVSDADIRKYQGFAQTLHQSRGVGSEFRFSETNGSAAGTDLFGNSAAGADGDDLYN, from the coding sequence ATGTCCAACCAAGCTGGATCATCTGATTCTACAGCAACAAAAAGAGATTACAGTACAGCAATTTTAGAGCGTAAAAAATCACCAAATCGACTTGTTGTTGATGAATCCATTAACGACGATAACTCCATTATTTCTCTCCATCCTCATACTATGGACACTCTCCAGTTTTTTCTCGGCGACACCATCTTGATCAAAGGAAAGAAAAGGAAGGACGCAATCTGCATTGCTCATGCAGACGAATCATGCGAAGGGTCGAAAATCAGGATGAACAAGGTCGTCAGGTCGAACCTGAGAGTTAGGCTTGGAGATGTTGTCTCTGTTCATCAATCTCCTGATATTAAATACTGCAAGCGTGTGAATATTCAGCCTATTGATGACACAATTGAAGGGGTTTCGGGGAATCTGTTTGATGTGTATCTCAAACCTTATTTTCTTGAAACGTTTCGTCCCATCAGGACAGGTGATTTGTTTCTTGTACGAGGTGGGATGAGAAGTGTTGAGTTTAAGGTTATGGCCACTGATCCTGATGAGTACTGTGTGGTTGCGCCGGATACGGAGATTTTCTGCGACGAAGAGGGGGTGAGTAGGGAAGAAGGAGACAGATTAGATGAGATTGGGTATGATGATGTTGGTGGCGTCAGGAAACAGATGGCTCAGATTAGGGAAGCGGTGGAGCTTCCGTTGAGGCATCCAAAGCTTTTCAAGACGATTGGAGTGAAGCCGCCGAAGGGAATTCTGCTCTATGGGCCTCCTGGAACGGGAAAGACGTTGATTGCCCGCGCCATCGCAAACGAAACGGGTGCTTTTTTCTTCTGTATTAATGGGTCTGAGATCATGTCGAAAATGGCAGGGGAAAGTGAAAGTAATCTCAGGAAGGCTTTTGAGGAAGCAGAGAAGAATGCGCCTTCGattatttttattgatgaaATCGACTCGATTGCGCCAAAAAGAGAGAAAACGAACGGAGAGGTCGAAAGGAGGATAGTCTCGCAGCTTTTAACGCTCATGGACGGACTTAAATCTCGCGCACATGTTATTGTCATCGGAGCAACGAATCGTCCCAACAGTATTGATCCAGCTTTGAGGAGATTCGGGAGATTTGACAGGGAAATCGACATTGGTGTTCCTGATGAAGTTGGCCGTCTCGAGGTTCTTAGAATCCATACTAAGAACATGAAGCTTACTGATGATGTTGATTTGGAAAAAACTGCGAAGAACACGCATGGTTATGTTGGTGCTGATTTAGCAGCGCTTTGCACGGAGGCTGCACTTCAGTGTATCAGAGAAAAAATGGATGTGATTGACTTAGAAGACGAATCCATAGATGCTGAGATACTTAACTCCATGGCGGTCACTAACGAACACTTCGACACTGCTCTAGGGATCAGTAACCCATCGGCTTTGCGCGAAACGGTTGTTGAAGTGCCTAATGTAAGCTGGGAAGATGTTGGTGGGCTCGAAACTGTGAAGCGCGAGCTTCAGGAAACAGTTCAATATCCGGTGGAGCATCCTGAGAAATTCGAGAAATTTGGAATGTCGCCCTCAAAAGGTGTTCTGTTCTACGGTCCGCCTGGTTGTGGTAAAACTCTTCTAGCCAAAGCTATTGCGAATGAATGCCAGGCTAATTTCATTAGCATCAAAGGTCCTGAATTGCTTACAATGTGGTTCGGGGAAAGTGAAGCCAATGTGCGAGAGATTTTCGACAAGGCTCGTCAGTCTGCACCTTGTGTTCTGTTCTTTGATGAGCTTGACTCAATTGCGACTCGGAGAGGAAGTAGCGGAGGAAACGCCGGTGGTGCTGGCGATAGAGTTTTGAATCAGCTTTTAACAGAAATGGACGGAATGTCAGCTAAGAAAACAGTTTTCATAATCGGTGCTACTAATAGACCTGATATTATTGACTCTGCACTTCTCCGACCTGGCCGTCTAGATCAATTGATTTATATTCCTCTTCCTGACGAAGACTCTCGCCATCAGATTCTCAAGGCGTGCCTCAGAAAATCACCGGTCGCCAAAGACGTTGATCTCAGACTACTTGCGAAATACACTCAGGGCTTCAGTGGAGCCGATTTGACTGAAATTTGCCAGCGCGCTTGCAAATATGCTATCAGGGAGAACATTGAGAAGGATCTTGAGAGGGAGAGGAAGCGAAGAGATAATCCTGACGCTATGGAGGAAGACACGGAGAAAGATGATGATGTGGCAGAGATTAACGCGGCGCATTTTGAGGAATCGATGAAGTACGCTCGCAGGAGTGTTAGTGATGCTGATATCAGGAAATACCAGGGATTTGCTCAGACTCTGCATCAATCAAGAGGCGTTGGATCAGAATTCAGGTTTTCTGAAACCAATGGATCAGCTGCTGGAACTGATCTTTTTGGAAATTCTGCTGCTGGGGCTGATGGTGACGATTTGTACAATTAG
- the LOC126679477 gene encoding UDP-glycosyltransferase 73C5-like: MASNPNSQTLHFILFPFMAQGHTIPMIDIAKMLAQHGMIVTIITTPLNAKRFETTVTRAVISGLQIRLIELEFPTEAAGLPKDCENCDMLPSLALGSKFFSATIRLKEPVERLLEEQVTPKPDCIISDMCLPYTAQVATKLGVPRISFNGSSCFCMLCLHKIYNSKVLENIKSDSEYFVVPELPHHIELTKDQLPAAMIDSGDFEQQIAAAETVTHGMIINSFQEMEAAYVQEYKKVRNDKVWCIGPVSLYNKDKSDKIERGDKASIQESECMDFLNSQNPNSVLYVCFGSLCNLITSQLIELALGLEASRKPFIWVIGREKGLYFKEIEKWIKENNFEERNKGKGLIIRGWAPQVVILSHLSIGGFLTHCGWNSTLEGISAGIPMVTWPLFADQFSNERLVVDVLKIGVKVGAEVTIKWGEEEKIGVVVKSENVKKAIEKLMDEEEDSEERRRRAIELGKLAREAIEENGSSYLNMKLLIQDIMHHKV, translated from the coding sequence ATGGCTTCCAATCCCAATTCCCAAACGTTACACTTTATCTTGTTCCCATTTATGGCTCAAGGCCACACGATTCCCATGATAGACATAGCCAAAATGCTAGCTCAACATGGCATGATAGTTACTATAATCACAACACCACTTAAcgcgaaacgttttgaaaccACGGTTACTCGAGCAGTCATCTCGGGCCTTCAAATTCGCCTCATCGAGCTCGAATTTCCAACAGAAGCAGCCGGATTGCCGAAAGATTGCGAGAATTGTGATATGCTTCCTTCATTAGCCTTAGGCTCTAAATTCTTCTCAGCCACAATTCGGTTGAAAGAGCCTGTAGAAAGATTGCTTGAAGAACAAGTTACCCCAAAACCTGATTGTATAATCTCTGATATGTGTTTACCTTACACAGCTCAAGTTGCTACCAAGCTTGGTGTTCCAAGAATTTCTTTCAATGGCTCCAGTTGCTTCTGCATGTTGTGCCTGCACAAAATATACAATTCCAAGGTTcttgaaaacataaaatcggATTCAGAATACTTTGTTGTTCCAGAGTTGCCTCATCATATTGAACTAACCAAAGATCAGCTTCCGGCAGCAATGATTGACTCTGGTGATTTCGAACAGCAAATTGCGGCGGCCGAAACAGTGACGCATGGCATGATTATCAACTCATTCCAAGAAATGGAAGCTGCTTATGTGCAAGAATACAAAAAGGTAAGAAATGATAAGGTTTGGTGTATCGGTCCGGTTTCATTATATAATAAAGATAAGTCAGATAAGATTGAACGAGGAGATAAAGCTTCAATTCAAGAATCTGAATGCATGGATTTTCTTAATTCACAAAACCCTAATTCTGTGCTATATGTCTGTTTTGGAAGTCTTTGTAACTTAATAACTAGTCAATTAATAGAGCTTGCTTTAGGGTTAGAAGCTTCAAGAAAACCCTTCATTTGGGTTATAGGAAGAGAAAAAggtttatattttaaagaaatagaaaaatggataaaagaaaataattttgagGAAAGAAATAAAGGAAAAGGACTTATAATTAGAGGGTGGGCCCCACAAGTGGTAATTTTATCACATTTATCAATAGGAGGATTTTTAACACATTGTGGCTGGAATTCAACACTAGAAGGAATAAGTGCTGGCATACCAATGGTGACGTGGCCACTTTTTGCTGATCAATTTTCCAATGAAAGATTGGTTGTTGACGTGTTAAAAATTGGGGTAAAAGTTGGTGCAGAAGTTACCATAAAATGGGGTGAAGAGGAGAAGATTGGAGTGGTGGTAAAAAgtgaaaatgttaaaaaagcTATTGAAAAATTGatggatgaagaagaagatagtgaagaaagaagaagaagagctaTAGAACTTGGTAAATTGGCAAGAGAAGCAATAGAAGAAAATGGTTCTTCTTATCTTAACATGAAATTGCTCATACAAGATATTATGCACCACAAAGTGTAG
- the LOC126679476 gene encoding DEAD-box ATP-dependent RNA helicase 38-like isoform X2, with product MSDANETATNAAVEEAEASTSELNLDNLKIEDDNFRDKELNEIDDSSIEAVPSGDTPYTSAVGYEDLNLSVELLKGLYLEMKFEKPSRVQSITLPMILTPPYKDLIAQAPNGCGKTTCFTLGMLSRVDPTNLRTQALCICPTRELAIQSLEVLRKMGKYTGISSQCAVPKERGNNGRKPISAQVVIGTPGTLKKMLSEKKLSTDSMKVLVFDEADRMMATDGFQDDSLRIMKDIQKKSIYNCQVLFFSATFDEAVKSFVKRVAKDDANQLFVKNEDLSLEAVKQYKVYCPDEDAKISVIKHRILDLTEKLGQIIIFVNRRVSASELWKALTALGYGVTTIHGACEIDERDKIISEFKKGLTQVLISTDLLARGFDQQQINVVINYDLPIKHGTSDPDYEDYMHRIGRAGRFGRQGAIFNFLFDGSKSDTCDTRVMEKIEQHFKKEVKLIPSWESDEDFKDALKAAGLL from the exons ATGTCAGACGCAAATGAGACCGCTACTAATGCGGCGGTGGAGGAGGCAGAAGCGTCTACGTCCGAATTAAATTTGGATAATCTGAAAATTGAAGATGATAATTTCAGAGATAAAGAGTTGAATGAAATTGATGATTCTAGTATTGAAGCC GTTCCATCTGGAGATACACCATATACTTCAGCAGTTGGGTACGAAGATTTAAACTTATCGGTGGAGTTATTGAAGGGATTGTATTTGGAGATGAAGTTTGAAAAACCAAGTAGAGTTCAATCAATAACTCTTCCTATGATATTGACTCCTCCTTACAAGGATTTGATTGCTCAAGCTCCTAATGGCTGTGGTAAAACAACCTGTTTTACTTTGGGGATGTTAAGCCGTGTTGATCCTACTAATCTCAGAACACAAGCACTTTGTATTTGTCCCACAAGAGAACTCGCCATTCAG AGTTTGGAAGTTCTTCGGAAGATGGGGAAGTACACAGGGATTAGTTCACAATGTGCTGTGCCAAAGGAGAGAGGAAATAATGGCAGGAAACCCATATCTGCACAAGTTGTTATTGGTACTCCTGGCACCTTAAAGAAAATGTTGTCTGAGAAGAAATTGAGCACTGATTCTATGAAAGTCCTTGTTTTCGACGAGGCTGATCGTATGATGGCCACG GACGGCTTTCAAGACGACTCTCTCAGGATAATGAAggatattcaaaaaaaaagcaTTTATAACTGCCAG GTTCTTTTCTTTTCTGCCACTTTTGACGAGGCTGTGAAAAGTTTTGTAAAAAGAGTTGCGAAAGATGACGCTAATCAACTCTTTGTGAAGAACGAAGACCTATCCTTGGAAGCTGTAAAGCAGTACAAGGTCTATTGCCCTGATGAGGATGCTAAGATTTCGGTGATAAAACACAGAATTCTTGATCTAACTGAGAAACTGGGACagataattatttttgtcaatCGCAGAGTTAGCGCAAGCGAGTTATGGAAGGCGCTTACTGCTTTGGGTTACGGAGTAACCACAATTCATGGTGCATGCGAAATTGATGAGCGTGACAAGATAATCAGTGAGTTTAAAAAGGGTTTGACTCAAGTTCTGATATCAACTGATCTTCTTGCCCGAGGGTTCGATCAACAGCAG ATTAATGTGGTCATCAATTATGATCTTCCAATAAAGCATGGGACTTCAGACCCTGATTATGAGGACTACATGCATAGAATTGGCAGGGCAGGGCGTTTTGGTCGCCAAG GGGCAATATTCAACTTTCTGTTTGATGGCAGTAAGAGTGATACCTGCGATACGAGAGTCATGGAAAAAATCGAACAACATTTTAAGAAAGAAGTTAAACTG ATTCCGTCGTGGGAGAGCGATGAGGACTTTAAGGATGCACTGAAAGCAGCTGGATTGCTTTAA
- the LOC126677536 gene encoding pistil-specific extensin-like protein: MALSWIAATLLVVLCSNFNVGLGSYGGAVIHVGGKVMCQDCTKGYNEWINGDRPIKGCKVSLTCMDERKRVMYYSSDFTDEEGQFEMRVNKLVNGKELKEKLCSVRLVFSPDQTCNILTDYAGGKSGVLLKRPTLIYRDMVKFLLDPFYFTSPMCDQPDTIATDESYGTKY; this comes from the exons aTGGCATTATCATGGATTGCAGCTACATTATTAGTGGTATTATGCAGCAATTTTAATGTTGGTTTGGGTAGCTATGGAGGTGCAGTGATTCATGTAGGTGGCAAAGTTATGTGCCAAGATTGCACCAAGGGCTATAATGAATGGATTAATGGTGATAGGCCTATTAAAG GATGCAAGGTATCACTTACGTGCATGGATGAGAGAAAAAGAGTGATGTATTATAGCAGTGATTTTACAGATGAAGAAGGGCAATTTGAAATGAGAGTGAACAAATTGGTTAATGGAAaggaattaaaagaaaagttaTGTTCAGTGAGATTGGTATTTTCACCGGATCAAACTTGCAATATTCTTACGGATTATGCCGGAGGAAAATCTGGAGTTCTGCTGAAAAGACCTACACTTATTTATAGAGATATGGTTAAGTTCTTGCTTGATCCATTTTATTTCACTAGTCCTATGTGTGATCAGCCTGATACAATTGCTACTGATGAATCCTATGGAAccaaatattga
- the LOC126677535 gene encoding uncharacterized protein LOC126677535, translating into MAMGTRIARTSLSSSLITLIRKSTADNPRWSSSSSSSSSSKPDTNRKKINDRLSDVIDAVNDRKLPPELRGQRNSVRSETDIINVVERRIWQSMEEGHFENLPGKGKPLNLNTNPHADPADDTLYRILSKNGCAPEWVELNKEIRNQTSEWRVALKKEWTTKCNGDHSKWTKSSEALMMQLKDINDKVFRYNLIVPFGRQMIGLKWEKELNRLNE; encoded by the exons ATGGCCATGGGCACTCGAATCGCGAGAACATCACTCTCATCATCATTAATCACTCTGATTAGGAAATCAACGGCTGATAATCCTCGATGGTCCTCTTCTTCCTCCTCATCCTCATCATCAAAGCCTGACACCAATAGGAAGAAGATAAACGACCGTTTGTCGGATGTTATTGACGCCGTTAACGACCGTAAGCTTCCTCCTGAACTCCGCGGCCAACGTAACTCTGTCAG GTCAGAAACAGATATCATAAATGTTGTTGAGCGAAGAATATGGCAGTCCATGGAGGAAGGTCACTTCGAGAACTTACCTGGAAAAGGCAAACCCCTGAACCTTAACACTAATCCTCATGCAGACCCAGCTGACGACACTTTGTATAGAATACTCTCGAAAAATGGATGTGCACCGGAATGGGTTGAACTAAACAAAGAGATAAGGAACCAAACATCCGAATGGCGGGTTGCGTTAAAGAAAGAATGGACAACTAAGTGCAATGGCGATCATTCTAAATGGACTAAAAGTTCTGAGGCTTTGATGATGCAATTGAAAGATATAAATGACAAG GTTTTCCGCTACAACCTCATTGTTCCCTTCGGACGCCAAATGATTGGATTGAAGTGGGAAAAGGAATTGAACCGTTTAAATGAATGA
- the LOC126679476 gene encoding DEAD-box ATP-dependent RNA helicase 38-like isoform X1, with amino-acid sequence MSDANETATNAAVEEAEASTSELNLDNLKIEDDNFRDKELNEIDDSSIEAVPSGDTPYTSAVGYDDNFRDKELNEIDDSSIKAVPSGDTPYTSAVGYEDLNLSVELLKGLYLEMKFEKPSRVQSITLPMILTPPYKDLIAQAPNGCGKTTCFTLGMLSRVDPTNLRTQALCICPTRELAIQSLEVLRKMGKYTGISSQCAVPKERGNNGRKPISAQVVIGTPGTLKKMLSEKKLSTDSMKVLVFDEADRMMATDGFQDDSLRIMKDIQKKSIYNCQVLFFSATFDEAVKSFVKRVAKDDANQLFVKNEDLSLEAVKQYKVYCPDEDAKISVIKHRILDLTEKLGQIIIFVNRRVSASELWKALTALGYGVTTIHGACEIDERDKIISEFKKGLTQVLISTDLLARGFDQQQINVVINYDLPIKHGTSDPDYEDYMHRIGRAGRFGRQGAIFNFLFDGSKSDTCDTRVMEKIEQHFKKEVKLIPSWESDEDFKDALKAAGLL; translated from the exons ATGTCAGACGCAAATGAGACCGCTACTAATGCGGCGGTGGAGGAGGCAGAAGCGTCTACGTCCGAATTAAATTTGGATAATCTGAAAATTGAAGATGATAATTTCAGAGATAAAGAGTTGAATGAAATTGATGATTCTAGTATTGAAGCC GTTCCATCTGGAGATACACCATATACTTCAGCAGTTGGGTACGATGATAATTTCCGAGATAAAGAGTTGAATGAAATTGATGATTCTAGTATTAAAGCC GTTCCATCTGGAGATACACCATATACTTCAGCAGTTGGGTACGAAGATTTAAACTTATCGGTGGAGTTATTGAAGGGATTGTATTTGGAGATGAAGTTTGAAAAACCAAGTAGAGTTCAATCAATAACTCTTCCTATGATATTGACTCCTCCTTACAAGGATTTGATTGCTCAAGCTCCTAATGGCTGTGGTAAAACAACCTGTTTTACTTTGGGGATGTTAAGCCGTGTTGATCCTACTAATCTCAGAACACAAGCACTTTGTATTTGTCCCACAAGAGAACTCGCCATTCAG AGTTTGGAAGTTCTTCGGAAGATGGGGAAGTACACAGGGATTAGTTCACAATGTGCTGTGCCAAAGGAGAGAGGAAATAATGGCAGGAAACCCATATCTGCACAAGTTGTTATTGGTACTCCTGGCACCTTAAAGAAAATGTTGTCTGAGAAGAAATTGAGCACTGATTCTATGAAAGTCCTTGTTTTCGACGAGGCTGATCGTATGATGGCCACG GACGGCTTTCAAGACGACTCTCTCAGGATAATGAAggatattcaaaaaaaaagcaTTTATAACTGCCAG GTTCTTTTCTTTTCTGCCACTTTTGACGAGGCTGTGAAAAGTTTTGTAAAAAGAGTTGCGAAAGATGACGCTAATCAACTCTTTGTGAAGAACGAAGACCTATCCTTGGAAGCTGTAAAGCAGTACAAGGTCTATTGCCCTGATGAGGATGCTAAGATTTCGGTGATAAAACACAGAATTCTTGATCTAACTGAGAAACTGGGACagataattatttttgtcaatCGCAGAGTTAGCGCAAGCGAGTTATGGAAGGCGCTTACTGCTTTGGGTTACGGAGTAACCACAATTCATGGTGCATGCGAAATTGATGAGCGTGACAAGATAATCAGTGAGTTTAAAAAGGGTTTGACTCAAGTTCTGATATCAACTGATCTTCTTGCCCGAGGGTTCGATCAACAGCAG ATTAATGTGGTCATCAATTATGATCTTCCAATAAAGCATGGGACTTCAGACCCTGATTATGAGGACTACATGCATAGAATTGGCAGGGCAGGGCGTTTTGGTCGCCAAG GGGCAATATTCAACTTTCTGTTTGATGGCAGTAAGAGTGATACCTGCGATACGAGAGTCATGGAAAAAATCGAACAACATTTTAAGAAAGAAGTTAAACTG ATTCCGTCGTGGGAGAGCGATGAGGACTTTAAGGATGCACTGAAAGCAGCTGGATTGCTTTAA
- the LOC126677532 gene encoding serine carboxypeptidase-like 51 produces MDKLSILFLLLAFSSSFLHENLASSSGTPDRSEQWGYVEVRPKAHLFWWLYKSPSRVTNSSTPWPIILWLQGGPGGSGVAFGNFLEIGPLDSNLNPRNLTWLNKADLLFADSPVGTGFSYVEDRELAVKTDEEAATDLTALLKELFNGDENLQKSPLYIFAESYGGKFAVTLAVSALQAIETGDLKMQLGGVALGDSWISPEDFVFTWGPLLKDLSRMDNKGLNISNSLALNIQQQLAQGQYKSATSTWSELENVILAYSNNVDFYNFMLDSENDPVIGISTERSKLISIDRYSRYLEAMFYKSNGATSNNLDDLMNGPIKDKLKIIPKNVTWGGQSELVFPALVDDFMKPRIQEVDELLAKGIRVTVYNGQLDLICSTKGAEAWLNKLKWDGLKTFLKQERTPLYCTSDNTTTKGFRSSYENLSFYWIMGAGHFVPVEQPCISLQMVGNITRSPNRI; encoded by the exons ATGGACAAACTTTCCATTCTTTTCCTCTTACTTGCATTCTCTTCTTCATTTCTTCATGAAAATTTAGCTTCTTCTTCAGGAACTCCTGATCGGTCCGAACAATGGGGCTACGTCGAAGTTCGACCAA AGGCACATTTATTTTGGTGGCTCTATAAAAGCCCCTCTAGGGTTACAAATTCATCCACACCATGGCCAATAATTTTATGGCTTCAAGGAGGACCA GGTGGCTCTGGTGTTGCATTTGGAAATTTCCTAGAGATTGGACCACTGGacagcaatttaaatccaaggAATTTGACATGGCTAAACAAAGCAGATCTCTTATTTgcg GACAGTCCAGTGGGTACAGGATTTAGTTATGTAGAAGACAGGGAATTGGCGGTTAAGACAGATGAAGAGGCAGCAACTGACTTAACTGCCCTATTGAAAGAGCTGTTTAATGGAGATGAGAATTTGCAAAAGAGTCCTTTGTACATATTTGCAGAGTCTTATGGAGGCAAATTTGCTGTAACTCTTGCTGTTTCTGCTCTTCAAGCAATTGAAACAGGGGATTTAAAGATGCAACTTGGGG GAGTTGCTTTAGGAGATAGTTGGATTTCTCCTGAAGATTTCGTG TTTACATGGGGACCTTTACTTAAAGACCTATCCAGAATGGATAACAAAGGGCTAAATATCTCAAATAG TTTAGCTCTAAATATTCAACAACAACTAGCTCAAGGCCAATATAAAAGTGCTACATCAACATGGAGTGAGCTTGAGAATGTAATTCTCGCATATAGTAACAATGTG GACTTTTATAACTTCATGCTCGATTCTGAAAATGATCCGGTGATTGGGATCTCTACGGAAAGATCAAAATTGATTTCCATTGATAGGTATTCAAGATATCTTGAAGCAATGTTTTATAAATCAAATGGTGCTACTAGTAATAACCTTGATGACTTGATGAACGGGCCTATCAAAGATAAGCTGAAGATCATACCTAAAAATGTCAC ttgGGGAGGACAAAGCGAATTGGTTTTTCCAGCTTTAGTTGATGATTTCATGAAGCCTAGAATCCAAGAG GTTGATGAGCTATTGGCCAAAGGCATAAGAGTGACTGTGTACAACGGCCAA CTTGATCTAATATGCTCAACAAAGGGAGCAGAAGCATGGCTTAACAAACTTAA GTGGGATGGCTTGAAAACATTTCTGAAACAAGAACGTACTCCTTTGTATTGCACAAGTGATAATACAACCACTAAAGGTTTTAGAAGCTCATATGAAAACTTATCGTTCTATTGGATCATGGGAGCTGGCCATTTT gTTCCGGTCGAACAACCTTGTATTTCTCTGCAAATGGTGGGAAATATTACTCGATCTCCAAATAGAATATAA
- the LOC126677533 gene encoding vacuolar protein-sorting-associated protein 37 homolog 1 encodes MFKFWGSQEQQGQPRPQEAPTQSWYPPSVVNSPTSSRPATPSSTSSSSFSLQRPQSLSHGSPGEAAGVISHLKDKSVDDLRKLLSDKDAYHHFLLSLDQVKLQNNIRDELHKETLQLARDNLEKEPRINELRNQCRIIRTTELAAAQEKLNELERQKDEMLRSCSPASLLHRLQEAMNKTDDESEALHRQLLDREMELAAFVSKYKKLRATYHRRSLIHLAAKTSSTG; translated from the exons ATGTTCAAGTTCTG GGGTTCTCAGGAGCAACAAGGTCAGCCGCGTCCGCAAGAAGCTCCTACGCAATCTTGGTACCCTCCGTCTGTAGTGAACTCTCCTACTTCGTCGCGTCCTGCTACACCAAGTAGTACTTCTTCTAGTAGTTTTAGCTTACAGCGTCCTCAGAGTCTTTCGCACGGATCCCCTGGAGAGGCGGCTGGTGTTATTTCTCATTTGAAGGATAAAAG TGTTGATGACCTACGGAAGCTATTGTCCGACAAGGATGCATACCATCATTTTTTACTCTCACTTGATCAGGTTAAACTGCAAAACAAT ATAAGAGATGAGCTGCACAAAGAAACTCTACAGTTGGCTA GAGATAACTTGGAAAAGGAACCACGAATTAATGAGCTAAGAAACCAG TGCAGAATAATACGTACAACTGAGTTGGCTGCTGCTCAAGAGAAGTTAAATGAATTGGAAAGACAGAAAGACGAGATGTTGAGGTCTTGCTCTCCTGCATCTCTTCTCCATAGGCTCCAAG AAGCAATGAATAAAACAGATGATGAATCTGAAGCCCTGCACAGACAGCTTCTTGACAGGGAGATGGAACTGGCAGCATTCGTGTCCAAGTACAAAAAACTCCGTGCTACCTACCACAGACGATCACTTATCCATCTGGCAGCAAAAACATCTTCGACTGGGTGA